One Edaphobacter flagellatus genomic region harbors:
- a CDS encoding GNAT family N-acetyltransferase, whose product MESSYVLRTADVADAGEIARHRGLMFLDMGLVDDADAEKLIAASAPWFTDVMERGLYRAWVVERNGRIVGGGGVHLSEIGPLPGSFRVGRNAHIANVYTYAEHRKRGVGRALLNEILRWCRESGIDQVTLTASNDGRALYLSLGFEPQPDGMLQKLS is encoded by the coding sequence ATGGAAAGCTCGTATGTTCTTAGGACGGCTGACGTTGCCGATGCCGGTGAGATCGCCAGGCACCGAGGCCTGATGTTCCTGGATATGGGACTGGTGGACGATGCCGATGCCGAAAAGCTCATTGCCGCGTCCGCGCCGTGGTTTACCGACGTGATGGAACGGGGTCTGTACAGAGCCTGGGTGGTTGAACGGAATGGCCGGATTGTTGGCGGAGGCGGCGTTCATCTCTCTGAGATCGGACCTTTGCCCGGCTCTTTCCGGGTTGGCAGAAACGCCCATATTGCGAATGTCTATACCTATGCGGAGCATCGCAAGCGAGGGGTTGGGCGAGCTCTTCTGAACGAGATATTGCGCTGGTGCCGGGAGTCCGGGATCGATCAGGTTACGTTAACTGCGTCGAATGACGGACGTGCTCTTTACCTCTCTCTCGGGTTTGAGCCGCAGCCGGACGGCATGCTGCAGAAGCTTTCTTGA
- the bla gene encoding subclass B3 metallo-beta-lactamase produces MRALLCCLFLLLFCGSTSVFAEDNASWTTPIAPFQIADNLYYVGSEDLASYLVVTPQGDILINANLASSPPQIRASVEKLGFRWSDIKVLLNSQAHYDHVGGAAEVVRETHARNMVMDGDASVMETGARTDFLAPSPNIAAYAPVHVDRVLHDGDTVSLGDVTLTAHKTAGHTRGCTTWTMRAHLPGEPAGTMRDIVIVGGVGFWGEYHFVATPGHPVSYPGIVQDFEHTFSELLALHCDVFLGAHGGYFDMLTKLKRYPQAGARVFIDPAGYKEFVADAQKTFRKALSKQEAAAAR; encoded by the coding sequence ATGCGCGCTCTTCTCTGCTGCCTGTTCCTGCTTTTGTTCTGCGGCTCGACGTCCGTCTTTGCGGAGGACAACGCTTCGTGGACGACTCCGATTGCTCCGTTCCAGATTGCGGACAACCTGTACTACGTGGGAAGTGAGGACCTTGCGAGCTATCTTGTCGTGACGCCTCAAGGCGACATTCTTATCAATGCCAATCTTGCCAGCTCGCCGCCGCAGATTCGGGCGAGCGTGGAGAAGCTGGGCTTTCGCTGGAGCGATATCAAGGTCCTGCTCAACAGCCAGGCACACTACGATCATGTGGGTGGAGCGGCGGAGGTGGTTCGCGAGACGCATGCCAGGAACATGGTGATGGACGGCGATGCGAGTGTGATGGAAACCGGCGCACGCACGGACTTCTTAGCGCCTTCGCCGAACATCGCTGCGTATGCTCCAGTCCATGTGGATCGTGTTCTGCATGATGGGGACACGGTCAGCCTGGGGGATGTGACGCTGACCGCCCACAAAACTGCCGGCCATACGCGCGGATGCACGACCTGGACGATGCGCGCTCATCTTCCGGGAGAGCCGGCGGGAACGATGCGAGATATCGTCATCGTGGGTGGCGTGGGGTTCTGGGGCGAGTATCACTTCGTGGCCACGCCAGGGCATCCGGTAAGCTACCCCGGCATCGTTCAGGATTTTGAGCATACGTTTTCGGAGCTGCTCGCATTGCACTGCGATGTGTTTCTGGGAGCCCATGGCGGGTACTTCGATATGTTGACCAAGCTGAAGCGCTATCCGCAGGCTGGTGCGCGTGTGTTTATCGACCCGGCCGGGTATAAGGAGTTTGTTGCTGATGCGCAGAAGACGTTCAGGAAGGCGTTAAGCAAACAGGAAGCCGCGGCCGCTCGTTGA